The genomic region GCGGACGACGTGACGGTGGAGCACCTGCTCACGCACACGTCCGGCATCGGCGACTACCTCGACGAGGAGTCGGACTACGACCTCACCGACTACGTCATCGGCGCGGCGCACGAGCTGACCACGACCGAGGCGTTCTTGCCGTTGCTCGACGGGCATCCGACGAAGTTCCCGGCCGGGGAACGGTTCGGGTACAACAACGGCGGGTTCGTGGTGCTCGCGCTGCTGGCCGAGCGGGCCAGCGGGGTCGGTTACCACGACCTCGTGCGGGAGCGGGTGCTCAAACCCGCGGGCATGACGAGGACCGACTTCCTGCGCTCGGACGAGCTGCCGGGCGACGCGGCCGTGGGCTACCTGCCGATCGACGGTGTGGACCGGTCGAACGTGTTCCACCTGCCGGTGCTCGCGACCGGCGACGGCGGGATCCACACCACGGCGGCCGACATGTCGGCGTTCTGGCGCGCGTTGTTCGCCGGGCAGATCGTGGACGACGTCGCCGAGGTCGTGCGGCCTCGGGTCGACGTGCCGGAGGAGGAGCCGGTGCAGTACGCGCGGGGGTTCTGGGTGCGCGGTGGCACCGACACGGTGATGCTCATCGGCAGCGACGCCGGGGTGTCGTTCAAGTCGACGCACGACCCGCACACGCACACCACGCGCACCGTGCTGTCCAACACCTCCGACGGTGCCTGGCCGATCGCGCGCGCTATCTCCGGCGGAAAATGGTGATCGAGTGGCCGACGTCGTCGACCGGTGTGCTCCCGGCGATCAACGCCTTCAGCCGGTCATCCGCCTTGGCGATGGCGGAGTTGGAGATGACGAGCAGACCGCGCACCTGGTCCGGGGGCACGGTGCGCGGGTCGGCGGCGTTGATCCCGTAGTACGACGGCACTCCGGCGCCCTTGTACACCAGCCACACCCGCTCGCCGGGGTAGCGCTGCAGACGCGTGGCCAGCCGCGTGAGGTCCTGGCCCCAGTCGACGTTCGAGTCGTGCAGGTGCAGGTGGGTCCGCGCCGGACCGCCGAACGCCTCGTTCGAGTACGGCAGGTAGTGCGGGAACGTCCGCAGTGAGCTGACCGCCACGAACGCGACCAGCACCCCCACCACGACCGGTGCCCACCTCCGCCGCAGCGCGACCACGGACGCCGCGGCCACCGCGAGGAACACCGGCACGAAGATCGCGTACCGCACGCCGAGGTCACGGCTGCCGGTCATCGCCGCCGCCAGCAGCACGGCGACCGGCGCGAGCACGTACGGCGCGGCCGGGCGCAGCCGCGGAACCCGGAGCAGCGCGACGACTCCGGCCAGCCACAGCACCAGCGCGCCCAGCGGTGTCTTCACCAGCAGCGCGGCCGGCAGGTAGTACCAGCGCGAGCCCTCGTAGTGCGTGCCGAACAGGTACCCGCCCCACACCCGGTCCTCCATGCCGAACTGCACCCGCATCCCGTCGCGGTACGGCTGCGGGAACGGCAACCAGTCCAGGACCGCACGCCCTGACAGGTCCGCCGGCGACTCCCAGCGCAGCAACGGGTCCACGGCCAGGTAGGACGCCCACACCACCGCGACCGCGACCAGCGCGGCCACCGCCGGCCTGCGAACGTCCCGAACGGACAGTGCGGCCAGGAGCACCAGCACCGGGACCGCCGCCAGCGCGCTCATCTTCGTGGCGACCGCCGCCCCGAGCGCAAGCCCGGCCAACGGCAGACAGCTGGCCTTTCCGCGGGCCCGCCACACCAGCCAGACCGAGGTCAGCAGGAACCCGGCGGCGGGCACGTCGAGCGTGGCCAGCGAACCGTGTGCGACCACGTCCGGCGAGAACGCGTACAGCGCGAGCGCCACGAACCCACCGGCAGGGCCGAACAGGTCGCGGGCGAACGCGAACACCACCAGCCCGAAGAGCAGCGTCAGCACGATCATCGGCAGGCGCGCCGCCAGCAACAGGCGCTGGGGATCGTTGCCCGCCTCGTACAGCACGTGCCGCCCGAGCTCGGTCTGGTCACCGGCGAACCCCGGATCGACGCGCGCGCCGGTGAACACCAGCCCGGTCGCCATGACCAGCTTGCCCAGCGGCGGGTGCTCGGGGTTGTAGCGCAGGCTGTGCTGGTGGAGCTGCACGACCGTCGCACCGACGTAGACCGGTTCGTCGACGGTCGGCGCCTGCCGCACCGCGGTGGTGATCATCGCGATCGCCATCTGCACCAGCAGCACCACCGCGACCAGCACGAACAGCCAGCGCCGGTTGGTCACCGGCGGCAGGTCGCGCGCCGCTGTCCCGCGCGTGCCCGGCAGCTCTGCGACCCGCGACAACCCCGGTGTCCCTCCGTCTTGGGAGAACTACCCCTCGCTACGGGAACGGAACGCGCGGCGCTGAGGTTGTCAGCGCCGCCGGGCAGAAGTGACCTGGGACACGCCGTGTCACGAAGTTCGGCCGCGTGGCGTCTTCATGCCGATTCCGAAGACGGAGGAGGCAGTCATGGCGGGCAACACGCACGTGGTCGTGGTCGGTGGTGGGTACGCGGGTGTGATGGCGGCGAACCGGTTGACGCTGCGCGAGGACGTCGCGGTGACGCTGGTCAACCCGCGGCCCGAGTTCGTCCACCGGGTCCGCCTGCACCAGCTGGTGGGCGGGTCGGACGACGCGGTCGTCGCCTACCGGGACGTCCTGGCGCAGGGCGTCCGGCTGGTGGTGGACGCGGCGGAGGTGATCAACGCGGCGGAGCGGACGGTCACGCTCGCCGGCGGTTCCCCGCTCGGCTACGACTACCTCGTCTACGCCGTGGGCAGCGGCAACGCCGAACCGGACGTGCCGGGGGCGGCCGAGTTCGCCCACCCCATCGCCACGCTGGAAGCGGCCCGGCGACTGCGTTCGGTTCTCGACGACGCGGCCGTGACGGCCCCGGTGACGGTGGTGGGCGCCGGGCCGACGGGCATCGAGACCGCGGCCGAGCTGGCCGAGCCGGGTCGCCGGGTCACGCTGGTCTGCGGCGGCGTCCTCGGTCCGTACCTGCACGCCCGCGGCCGCCGCTCGGTCGCGAGGCGGCTGGCCGCGCTGGGCGTGACGGTCGTCGAGGGCCACGCCGCGAAGGTGGTGGCGGTCGGCCGCGACGCCGTGCGCCTGGCCGACGTCGTGAGCTGCCCAGTGAGGTCACCATCTGGACAGCCGGTTTCGGCGTTCCCGACCTCGCCACCCGCAGCGGCTCAGCACCGACACCGCGGGCCGTCTGCTCACCGACGAGACGCTGACGAGCGTGGACGACGAGCGCGTCCTCGGCCGGGACGCCGCGGCGCCGTCCGGCCTGCCGCTGCGGATGAGCTGCCTCAACGCGATCCCGCTGGCCGCGCGGGCCGCCGACACCGTGCTCAGCCGGCTCGCGGGTGACCGGCCGGAGCCGCTGCACCAGGGGTTCTACGCCCAGTGCGTCAGCCTGGGCCGCGGCGCCGGCATCTTCCAGCTCGCGAACAGGTCGGACGTCGCGATCGGGCTGCACCTCGGCGGCGGTCTGGCGGCCAAGGTCAAGGAGACCATCTGCGAGGGCATCCCCGGCCACCTGGCAGGTGAGGCCCGCAAGCCCGGTTCGTACCGCCTGCACCAGCTGCCGGGAGGTGCCGCGCGGCGCAGGCGGTTGCTGGACGCCCACTCCGACGCCGGTTCGCGGGGAACTGTCGGCCCACGAGCGTGAACGGCTTCCGCTACCCGATGTCGGCTGACCATCAGCGGCCTGCTGGCCGGTGCGAGCCTGGTGCCGGTCGCGCGACCACGGCGAAACAGTCCACGCTGACTTGGCTTGAGCAGAGTCAGCGCGTACCGTCCTGACTATGGCTCCCACTAGT from Lentzea guizhouensis harbors:
- a CDS encoding serine hydrolase domain-containing protein, giving the protein MLQGEIDRIAAEKNFSGVVSVDHAGDVELAQAYGLANRAYQVPNTLETRFGAASGSKGFTALAVLSLVREGVLDLSTTARSLLGDDLPLIADDVTVEHLLTHTSGIGDYLDEESDYDLTDYVIGAAHELTTTEAFLPLLDGHPTKFPAGERFGYNNGGFVVLALLAERASGVGYHDLVRERVLKPAGMTRTDFLRSDELPGDAAVGYLPIDGVDRSNVFHLPVLATGDGGIHTTAADMSAFWRALFAGQIVDDVAEVVRPRVDVPEEEPVQYARGFWVRGGTDTVMLIGSDAGVSFKSTHDPHTHTTRTVLSNTSDGAWPIARAISGGKW
- a CDS encoding ArnT family glycosyltransferase, which translates into the protein MSRVAELPGTRGTAARDLPPVTNRRWLFVLVAVVLLVQMAIAMITTAVRQAPTVDEPVYVGATVVQLHQHSLRYNPEHPPLGKLVMATGLVFTGARVDPGFAGDQTELGRHVLYEAGNDPQRLLLAARLPMIVLTLLFGLVVFAFARDLFGPAGGFVALALYAFSPDVVAHGSLATLDVPAAGFLLTSVWLVWRARGKASCLPLAGLALGAAVATKMSALAAVPVLVLLAALSVRDVRRPAVAALVAVAVVWASYLAVDPLLRWESPADLSGRAVLDWLPFPQPYRDGMRVQFGMEDRVWGGYLFGTHYEGSRWYYLPAALLVKTPLGALVLWLAGVVALLRVPRLRPAAPYVLAPVAVLLAAAMTGSRDLGVRYAIFVPVFLAVAAASVVALRRRWAPVVVGVLVAFVAVSSLRTFPHYLPYSNEAFGGPARTHLHLHDSNVDWGQDLTRLATRLQRYPGERVWLVYKGAGVPSYYGINAADPRTVPPDQVRGLLVISNSAIAKADDRLKALIAGSTPVDDVGHSITIFRRR
- a CDS encoding NAD(P)/FAD-dependent oxidoreductase, whose amino-acid sequence is MAGNTHVVVVGGGYAGVMAANRLTLREDVAVTLVNPRPEFVHRVRLHQLVGGSDDAVVAYRDVLAQGVRLVVDAAEVINAAERTVTLAGGSPLGYDYLVYAVGSGNAEPDVPGAAEFAHPIATLEAARRLRSVLDDAAVTAPVTVVGAGPTGIETAAELAEPGRRVTLVCGGVLGPYLHARGRRSVARRLAALGVTVVEGHAAKVVAVGRDAVRLADVVSCPVRSPSGQPVSAFPTSPPAAAQHRHRGPSAHRRDADERGRRARPRPGRRGAVRPAAADELPQRDPAGRAGRRHRAQPARG